From Rhinatrema bivittatum chromosome 5, aRhiBiv1.1, whole genome shotgun sequence, the proteins below share one genomic window:
- the LOC115091797 gene encoding LOW QUALITY PROTEIN: zinc finger protein 585A-like (The sequence of the model RefSeq protein was modified relative to this genomic sequence to represent the inferred CDS: inserted 1 base in 1 codon): protein MPAGAAAQVPVTFKDIAVYFSQEEWQRLEEGQKELYKEVMKENYETLSSLGSVTVAPDIISHIEQGEEPYIREELGSEEGERGESSCSGNEDPRNSNPERHHQETIDNLKAKKSLSVQQREDVSSCADWGKNCISEKKQKNSTGDSATNCNVCEKSACNITGTREEQRNQRREQRCACDACEIHLRDPVTLESQERPCTEERPSTSTDHGKTFSQKGELQEEEKTHTGECRNGFSKKGALVQHYKIHSVDRPFPCTECDKSFNTKSSLTSHQKIHTGERPFKCTECSESFKWKANLQSHQKIHTGERPFSCTECSKTFTSKRALINHQKIHTGESLFKCTECSKTFTCKKNFQSHQKIHLGERPFSCTECSKTFRWKNNLKAHQKIHTGERPFSCTECSKTFRCKAEFIDHQKIHTGERPFSCTECSKTFRWKTNLNTHQKIHTGNRPFSCCECSKRFISEAHLIRHTKSHNVERQFSCTECSKTFRWNTYLKIHQKIHTGERQFSCIECSKTFKWKVSLINHQKIHTGERPFSCTECSKTFKWRTQLIIHQKIHTGERPFSCNECNKSFSWKANLTSHQKIHTGERPFKCTECSETFKWKANLQSHQKIHTGERPFSCTKCSKTFMSKRTLLNHQKIHTGERLFKWSECSKMFTSKKNLQNHQKIHPEERPFSCTECSKTFRWKTELINHQKVHTGERPFSCSECSKTFRWKTNFKTHQKIHTAERPFSCTECSKTFKWKTSLINHQKXHTGERPFSCTECSKTFKWKTHLINHQKMHTGERPFSCMECGKSFTQKTSLTNHQKIHKGERVFSCTECSKSFMWQGSLRKHQKIHTGERPFSCTECNKSFNQKTHLISHQKIHTGEKPFSCIECGRSFTNKQSLTNHQKIHTGEKS from the exons gaAATGAGGATCCCAGAAACAGTAATCCAGAGAGACATCATCAGGAGACCATAGACAATCTGAAAGCAAAGAAAAGTCTATCAGTGCAACAAAGAGAAGATGTTTCTTCATGTGCTGACTGGGGAAAAAattgcatctcagaaaagaagcaaaagaaTTCAACAGGAGACTCGGCCACAAATTGTAATGTGTGTGAGAAAAGTGCCTGCAATATCACAGGTACAAGGGAAGAGCAGAGAAACCAGAGAAGAGAACAAAGATGTGCCTGTGATGCATGTGAGATTCACCTTAGGGATCCTGTAACTCTGGAATCACAAGAGAGACCATGCACTGAGGAGAGACCGTCTACATCTACAGACCATGGGAAAACCTTCAGTCAGAAGGGAGAGCTACAGGAAGAAGAGAAAACACACACTGGAGAATGCAGGAATGGTTTCAGTAAGAAAGGAGCTCTTGTCCAACATTATAAAATCCATTCAGTAGACAGACCATTTCCATgcactgaatgtgataaaagtttcaatACAAAATCAAGCCTAACatctcaccagaaaatccacactggggAGAGACCTTTTAAATGCACTGAGTGTAGTGAAAGCTTCAAGTGGAAGGCAAACCTCCAAagccaccagaaaatccacacaggcgAAAGACCATTTTCATGTACAGAGTGCAGTAAAACCTTCACGTCGAAGAGGGCCCTCATaaaccaccagaaaatccacacaggagagagtctgtttaaaTGCACTGAATGTAGTAAAACCTTCACATGCAAGAAAAACTTCCAAAGCCACCAGAAAATCCATCTAggggagagaccattttcatgtactgaatgtagtaAAACCTTCAGGTGGAAGAATAACCTCAAGGCtcatcagaaaatccacacaggggagagaccattttcatgtactgagTGTAGTAAAACATTCAGGTGTAAGGCAGAATTCATAGaccatcagaaaatccacacaggtgagagaccattttcatgtactgaatgtagtaAAACCTTCAGGTGGAAGACAAACCTCAATactcaccagaaaatccacacagggaaCAGACCATTTTCATGTTGTGAGTGTAGTAAAAGGTTTATTTCTGAGGCACATCTCATTAGACACACGAAATCTCACAATGTAGAGAGACAATTTTCATGTACTGAGTGTAGTAAAACCTTCAGGTGGAACACATACCTCAAGattcaccagaaaatccacacaggggagagacAATTTTCATGTATTGAGTGTAGTAAAACCTTCAAGTGGAAGGTAAGTCTCATAAAtcatcagaaaatccacacaggtgaaAGACCTTTTTCATGTACGGAGTGTAGTAAAACTTTTAAGTGGAGGACACAACTCATAAtccatcagaaaatccacacgggggagagaccattttcatgcaatgagtgtaataaaagcttcagttggaaggcaaatctcacaagtcaccagaaaatccacactggagagagaccatttaaatGCACTGAGTGTAGTGAAACGTTCAAGTGGAAGGCAAACCTGCAAAGCCACCAGAAAATACACACAGGGGAAAGACCGTTTTCATGTACTAAGTGTAGTAAAACTTTCATGTCCAAGAGGACCCTCTTAAaccatcagaaaatccacacaggagagagactgTTTAAATGGTCTGAATGTAGTAAAATGTTTACAAGCAAGAAAAATCTACAaaaccaccagaaaatccacccagaagagagaccattttcatgtactgaatgtagtaAAACATTCAGGTGGAAGACAGAACTCATAAACCATCAGAAAGTCCACACAggtgagagaccattttcatgcaGTGAGTGTAGTAAAACTTTCAGGTGGAAGACAAACTTCAAGACTCACCAGAAAATTCACACAGcggagagaccattttcatgtactgagTGTAGTAAAACTTTCAAATGGAAGACAAGCCTAATAAATCATCAga tccacacaggtgagagaCCTTTTTCATGTACTGAGTGTAGTAAAACCTTCAAGTGGAAGACACACCTCATAAACCATCAGAAAATGCACACAggggagagaccattttcatgcaTGGAATGTGGCAAAAGCTTTACACAGAAAACAAGTCTTACAaatcaccagaaaatccacaaagGGGAGAGAGTTTTTTCATGTACCGAGTGTAGTAAAAGCTTTATGTGGCAGGGAAGCCTGAgaaaacaccagaaaatccacactggggagagaccattttcatgtactgagtgtaataaaagcttcaatCAAAAGACACATCTCATAagtcaccagaaaatccacactggggAGAAACCGTTTTCTTGTATAGAATGTGGTAGAAGCTTCACAAATAAGCAGAGTCTTACAaatcaccagaaaatccacactggggAAAAATCATAG